The following are encoded together in the Kingella negevensis genome:
- a CDS encoding nuclear transport factor 2 family protein translates to MFYELAFNKHKLNEAVSKYVGKTYLQHNPTVADGGQAFIDAFAPFLKENPQSRAEVKRVIAEGDLVMLHVFSQVNPQDKGEAVVDIFRFDKNGKIVEHWDVIQTMPDSTVSDRGMF, encoded by the coding sequence GTGTTCTATGAATTGGCGTTCAACAAACACAAATTAAACGAAGCTGTGAGCAAATATGTCGGCAAAACTTACTTGCAACACAACCCAACCGTAGCAGATGGCGGTCAAGCATTTATTGACGCATTTGCGCCATTCTTGAAAGAAAACCCACAATCTCGTGCCGAAGTGAAACGTGTGATTGCTGAAGGCGATTTGGTGATGTTGCACGTGTTCAGCCAAGTGAATCCGCAAGACAAAGGTGAAGCTGTGGTCGATATTTTCCGCTTTGATAAAAACGGCAAAATCGTGGAGCATTGGGACGTGATTCAAACCATGCCTGATAGCACTGTAAGCGATCGCGGTATGTTCTAA
- a CDS encoding NAD(P)H-dependent oxidoreductase, producing MSQFFNRDEVLAAYKYRKSCRYYDASKKISNEDFNFILDLGRLSPSSVGSEPWKFVVIQSPELREKIKPFSWGMQATLDTASHIVVILAKKNVTANSELLVESIKRRGVTDPEMVEKTIAKYHDFQVNDMKTAGNERALFDWCSKQTYIALANMMTGAALVGIDSCPIEGFNYDEMNKALAEAGAFDPEEWGVSVAATFGYRSQDIAEKARKSAEEVVVWLK from the coding sequence ATGTCTCAATTTTTCAATCGCGATGAAGTTTTAGCGGCTTATAAATACCGCAAATCTTGCCGTTATTATGACGCGAGCAAAAAAATCAGCAATGAAGATTTCAACTTTATTTTAGACTTGGGTCGTTTATCGCCAAGCTCTGTGGGTTCTGAGCCTTGGAAATTTGTGGTGATTCAAAGCCCTGAATTGCGTGAGAAAATCAAACCATTTTCTTGGGGCATGCAAGCGACTTTGGACACAGCAAGTCATATCGTTGTGATTTTGGCGAAGAAAAACGTGACTGCTAACAGCGAATTGTTGGTGGAAAGCATTAAACGCCGTGGCGTAACCGACCCTGAAATGGTGGAAAAAACCATCGCGAAATATCACGATTTCCAAGTGAATGATATGAAAACTGCAGGCAATGAACGTGCGTTGTTTGACTGGTGCAGCAAGCAAACTTATATCGCGTTGGCGAACATGATGACAGGCGCGGCTTTGGTCGGCATTGATAGCTGCCCGATTGAAGGTTTCAATTACGATGAAATGAACAAAGCCTTGGCGGAGGCAGGCGCGTTTGACCCTGAAGAGTGGGGGGTGTCTGTAGCGGCTACGTTTGGTTATCGCAGCCAAGATATTGCAGAGAAAGCGCGTAAATCTGCGGAAGAAGTGGTGGTTTGGTTGAAATAA
- a CDS encoding BCCT family transporter, whose translation MNLSRFWHNHSNFNPLVISTTLVAVLLLVASVLFAPQSTQSILDVAKLGIFEHFSWFYIIACSLFLFFLIFVSGSSFGKIKLGADEEEPEFGFVSWLAMLFAAGMGVGLMFFGVAEPLSHFNSSVVSGSVDVKTQQAIVHTAFHWGIHAWAIYGTIALVLAYFAFRYKLPLALRSCFYPLLKDKINGKMGDVVDIVALIATLFGIITTLGFGSAQLGSGLVQLGWVSENSFALQVGVIIVVMSMATLSAISGVGKGVKILSETNLGIALSLLVFVLCTAPTLYLLSALSDNIGTYLSQLIPLSFKTYVYEPQNVKWFNVWTIVYWAWWCSWAPFVGLFIARISRGRTIREFVFGVLVIPTLFSLLWFTIFGNSAIWFDTHTANGALSAATSAPEKLLFQFFHYLPWSGLTSVMALISIALFFVTSADSGIYVLNNIASRDKGLAAKRWQAVMWSVLMSVVAIALLRSGGLGTLQTMTLITALPFALLMLLMCVSLLMGLSADKKYFAAKFTPSSSMWTGEKWRERLAHMLNQAEEKDILLFLKRTALPAMYQLQNELISNYGFHAQVVKHFDDEVPAVELVIHKETMRDFVYGIRSVAKEVAENLVADEHLPNFQNAVTYEPITYFSDGRQGYDVGYMSQNELIADILKQYERYLSLLGDVGQELMSHEQSELAE comes from the coding sequence ATGAATTTATCCCGATTTTGGCATAACCATTCCAATTTCAATCCCTTGGTTATCAGCACGACGCTGGTGGCTGTTTTATTACTGGTGGCGAGCGTGTTGTTTGCACCGCAATCCACTCAATCCATTTTAGATGTCGCGAAACTGGGCATTTTTGAACATTTCAGTTGGTTTTATATTATTGCTTGTTCGCTGTTTTTGTTTTTCTTAATATTTGTTTCAGGCAGCAGCTTTGGCAAAATCAAATTAGGGGCAGATGAGGAAGAGCCTGAATTTGGTTTTGTGTCGTGGTTGGCGATGTTGTTTGCGGCAGGCATGGGCGTGGGGCTGATGTTTTTTGGCGTGGCTGAACCCTTGTCGCATTTCAATTCAAGCGTGGTTTCAGGCAGCGTGGACGTGAAAACGCAGCAGGCGATTGTGCATACGGCGTTTCACTGGGGCATTCATGCGTGGGCGATTTACGGCACGATTGCCTTGGTGTTGGCGTATTTTGCGTTTCGCTATAAATTGCCGTTGGCATTGCGTTCGTGTTTTTATCCGCTGTTGAAAGATAAAATCAACGGCAAAATGGGCGACGTGGTGGATATTGTGGCGTTAATCGCGACTTTATTCGGGATTATCACGACATTGGGTTTTGGTTCGGCGCAACTGGGGTCGGGTTTGGTGCAACTGGGCTGGGTGTCGGAAAACAGTTTTGCGCTGCAAGTGGGCGTGATTATTGTTGTGATGAGCATGGCGACGTTGTCGGCGATTTCGGGCGTTGGCAAGGGCGTGAAAATTTTGAGCGAAACGAATTTGGGCATTGCTTTAAGTTTGCTCGTGTTCGTGTTGTGTACCGCGCCGACTTTGTATTTGCTCTCGGCGTTGAGCGATAACATCGGAACGTATTTGAGCCAGTTGATTCCATTGAGTTTTAAAACCTATGTTTACGAGCCGCAAAATGTGAAATGGTTTAATGTGTGGACGATTGTGTATTGGGCTTGGTGGTGTTCTTGGGCACCATTTGTGGGCTTGTTTATTGCGCGGATTTCGCGTGGTCGGACGATTCGTGAATTTGTGTTTGGCGTGTTGGTGATTCCGACTTTGTTTTCGTTGTTGTGGTTTACCATATTTGGGAACAGCGCGATTTGGTTCGACACGCACACAGCAAATGGCGCGTTATCAGCAGCGACTTCTGCTCCTGAAAAATTGCTGTTTCAATTTTTCCATTATTTGCCGTGGTCGGGTTTGACCAGTGTGATGGCGTTAATCAGCATTGCGCTGTTTTTTGTAACGTCGGCGGATTCGGGCATTTATGTGCTGAATAATATTGCTTCACGCGATAAGGGTTTGGCGGCGAAACGTTGGCAGGCGGTAATGTGGTCGGTGTTGATGTCGGTGGTGGCGATTGCGTTGCTGCGTTCGGGCGGTTTGGGGACGTTGCAAACGATGACGTTGATTACGGCGTTGCCTTTTGCGCTGTTGATGTTGCTGATGTGCGTGAGTTTGCTGATGGGTTTATCGGCGGACAAGAAATATTTTGCGGCGAAATTTACGCCTAGTTCAAGCATGTGGACGGGCGAGAAATGGCGCGAGCGTTTGGCGCATATGCTCAATCAGGCGGAAGAGAAAGATATTTTGCTGTTTTTGAAACGAACGGCGTTGCCTGCGATGTATCAACTTCAGAATGAGTTGATTTCAAATTATGGTTTTCATGCGCAAGTAGTCAAGCATTTTGATGATGAAGTGCCTGCGGTGGAGTTGGTCATTCATAAAGAAACCATGCGCGATTTTGTGTATGGGATTCGTTCTGTGGCGAAAGAAGTGGCAGAAAATTTGGTGGCAGACGAGCATTTGCCGAATTTCCAAAATGCCGTAACGTATGAACCGATAACGTATTTTTCGGACGGACGACAAGGCTATGACGTGGGCTATATGAGCCAAAATGAGCTGATTGCGGATATTTTGAAGCAGTATGAGCGTTATTTATCGTTACTGGGCGACGTGGGACAAGAATTGATGTCGCATGAACAATCGGAATTGGCAGAGTAA
- a CDS encoding ABC transporter permease gives MHRHFTTLLIATIPIAFLITLVAAPLWAMLNYQAAAPLWAEMLHDSYYTQKILWTTQQAAYTVLLTLTLGIPTAYALARLKFFGRKLILRLLMLPFIMPTLVAGMGVLALFGEHGFLWRGWADTAALLLYGNVFFNLPVMIRTAYQGFLAVPANRLAAAQTLGANAWQRFWRVEMPVLRNWLAGGACLVFLYCFSGFGLALLLGGQQYSTIEVEIYQLIAYELNMESAAVLVWLVLGITAIAGALYAWISRQTDAAEIRFRLPEKPKTLPEKLLLLFALAVLLLCCALPLFAVVFQAAKAGDAWRVLWDEETLAALWNTLRFSGCAVALAAVLGLLHAALARRLGVMRSLTFLSFMVSPVCLSFGVLLLYPEWAATLPMLIALYALLAYPFVTKDILAAWDALPENYTKAARVFGATPFQAACSVTLPLLLPALRRGLTLAAATCIGEFAASLFLSRPEWTTLTTLIYRYLGKVGTENHDRAMVLTLVLMVLSCAAFLALDTKEKQPER, from the coding sequence ATGCACCGCCATTTCACCACCCTACTCATCGCCACAATCCCCATTGCCTTTCTCATCACGCTCGTTGCCGCGCCACTTTGGGCAATGCTCAACTACCAAGCCGCCGCCCCCCTGTGGGCAGAAATGCTGCACGACAGCTACTACACCCAAAAAATCCTGTGGACAACCCAACAAGCCGCCTACACCGTGCTACTCACACTCACGCTCGGCATTCCCACCGCATACGCGTTGGCACGGCTGAAATTTTTCGGGCGCAAACTCATTTTGCGCTTACTCATGCTGCCGTTCATCATGCCCACTTTAGTTGCAGGCATGGGCGTTTTAGCCCTGTTTGGCGAACACGGATTCTTGTGGCGCGGCTGGGCAGACACGGCTGCGCTGCTGTTATATGGCAACGTGTTTTTCAATTTGCCCGTGATGATTCGCACCGCCTATCAAGGCTTTCTCGCCGTGCCAGCCAACCGACTTGCCGCCGCGCAAACCTTGGGCGCAAACGCTTGGCAACGCTTTTGGCGCGTAGAAATGCCCGTTTTGCGGAACTGGTTAGCAGGCGGCGCGTGTTTGGTTTTCCTATATTGCTTTTCAGGTTTTGGACTAGCGTTGCTGCTGGGCGGACAGCAGTACAGCACGATAGAAGTGGAAATTTATCAACTGATTGCGTATGAATTGAACATGGAAAGCGCGGCGGTTTTGGTGTGGCTTGTGTTGGGGATTACAGCGATTGCTGGCGCGTTATATGCGTGGATTAGCCGCCAAACCGATGCCGCCGAAATCCGTTTCAGGCTGCCTGAAAAACCGAAAACGCTGCCTGAAAAATTGTTGTTGCTGTTTGCGTTGGCGGTTTTACTGCTGTGTTGCGCCTTGCCCCTGTTCGCCGTGGTTTTTCAGGCTGCAAAGGCTGGGGACGCGTGGCGCGTGTTGTGGGACGAAGAGACGTTGGCGGCTTTGTGGAACACATTGCGGTTTTCAGGCTGTGCGGTGGCATTGGCGGCAGTTTTAGGCTTGCTGCACGCGGCTTTAGCACGGCGTTTGGGCGTGATGCGTTCACTCACGTTTTTGTCATTTATGGTGTCGCCTGTGTGCTTGAGTTTTGGCGTGTTGCTGCTGTATCCCGAATGGGCGGCGACTTTGCCGATGTTGATTGCGTTGTACGCGTTGCTGGCGTATCCGTTTGTTACCAAAGATATTTTGGCAGCTTGGGACGCGCTGCCTGAAAATTACACAAAAGCGGCGCGTGTGTTTGGCGCAACGCCGTTTCAGGCTGCATGTTCGGTTACATTGCCTTTGCTGCTGCCTGCGTTGCGGCGCGGTTTAACATTGGCGGCGGCAACGTGTATCGGCGAATTTGCGGCATCGTTATTCTTGTCGCGCCCCGAATGGACAACGCTGACGACGTTGATTTATCGTTATTTGGGCAAAGTCGGCACAGAAAACCATGATAGAGCGATGGTGCTGACTTTGGTGTTGATGGTGCTGTCTTGCGCGGCGTTTTTGGCGTTGGATACGAAAGAAAAGCAGCCTGAACGGTAG
- the dnaJ gene encoding molecular chaperone DnaJ, whose protein sequence is MSNKDFYETLGVARSASDDEIKKAYRKLAMKYHPDRNPDNKEAEDKFKEVQKAYDTLSDPQKKAAYDQYGHAAFEQGGFSGAGGAGGFGGFGGGFGGAQGFDFGDIFSQMFGGAGAGGARQQSYQGEDINYRVEITLEEAAAGVKRQITVPTYEECDICHGSGAKPGTKASTCHTCHGSGTVHVRQAIFTIQQTCPTCGGSGKEIKDPCVKCHGEGRVKTSKTVEVNIPAGIDDGQRIRLTGEGEPGTNGAPSGDLYIHVTVKEHKIFQRDPDVPTDLHCELPISFATAALGGEVEVPTLDGKVKLTIPAGTQAGKRMRVKGKGVKSVRSSLVGDLYCHIVVETPINLTDRQKELLEEFESIATGLDRSQTPRQKSFWERLKDKIEDQFD, encoded by the coding sequence ATGAGCAATAAAGATTTTTACGAAACACTCGGCGTAGCACGTTCCGCCAGCGACGACGAAATTAAAAAAGCCTATCGCAAACTGGCGATGAAATACCACCCAGACCGCAATCCAGACAACAAAGAAGCAGAAGACAAATTCAAAGAAGTCCAAAAAGCATACGACACCCTTTCCGACCCACAGAAAAAAGCCGCATACGACCAATACGGACACGCAGCCTTTGAACAAGGCGGCTTTAGCGGAGCAGGTGGCGCAGGTGGTTTTGGAGGCTTTGGCGGCGGTTTCGGCGGCGCGCAAGGTTTTGATTTTGGCGACATCTTTAGCCAAATGTTTGGTGGCGCAGGTGCAGGTGGCGCACGTCAGCAAAGCTATCAAGGCGAAGACATCAACTACCGAGTAGAAATCACATTAGAAGAAGCCGCAGCAGGCGTAAAACGTCAAATCACCGTGCCAACGTATGAAGAATGCGACATTTGTCACGGCTCAGGCGCCAAACCAGGCACAAAAGCCAGCACTTGCCACACATGCCATGGCTCAGGTACGGTTCACGTACGCCAAGCCATTTTCACGATTCAACAAACCTGCCCAACTTGCGGCGGTTCAGGCAAAGAAATCAAAGACCCATGCGTGAAATGCCACGGCGAAGGTCGCGTGAAAACCAGCAAAACCGTAGAAGTGAACATTCCAGCAGGGATTGATGACGGACAACGCATCCGTTTAACAGGCGAGGGTGAACCAGGCACAAATGGCGCACCAAGTGGCGATTTGTATATTCACGTTACCGTGAAAGAACACAAAATCTTCCAGCGCGACCCAGATGTGCCAACTGATTTGCATTGCGAACTGCCAATCAGTTTCGCCACCGCAGCATTGGGCGGTGAAGTAGAAGTGCCAACGCTAGACGGCAAAGTGAAACTCACTATTCCAGCAGGCACACAAGCAGGCAAACGTATGCGCGTAAAAGGCAAAGGCGTGAAATCTGTTCGCAGCAGCTTGGTTGGCGACTTGTATTGCCACATTGTTGTGGAAACCCCAATCAACTTAACCGACCGTCAAAAAGAATTGCTTGAAGAATTTGAAAGCATTGCCACAGGCTTAGACCGCAGTCAAACGCCGCGTCAGAAAAGCTTTTGGGAACGCTTGAAAGACAAAATTGAAGACCAATTTGATTGA
- a CDS encoding sulfatase-like hydrolase/transferase, producing MSLSKDYKLPHIDRRETINLIALFVIPNAIFLSLAGYLNLARPLVNLDYFVAIAFLFARNKGLKAVGFLLFILSCLFDILMLVIQIFPFMDLSAIRYFMPFIWVAPKMYLIAMGLGTILTFGLPLILQKVFRQQNYFYLCAVSIVMILVGSVVRDFKYRDQHGVLARTNYYYTNSQAWLYYELTNSAFVAASTQKAQLVPLKADEQGASRHLKTPYASKILFVVVESLGAPKQPELQQELFKNITAQTDKLDFVEMGKNYALGATVQGELRELCGMDVRYGFGLGQLDSRSFSGCLPHKLTQSGYKTIAMHGSSGRLYDRYAWYPKADFQQTIFAEQLLGLELKRCAAFKGICDTELTQHVIPKQFQQHQNDKLFFYWLTLTAHAPYEEEDIVNKQRVDCTRFGMNPNGQLCHNMQLEAQTMDGIADLIKQPEMKGVEVMIVGDHMPPIVDDEDFRPLLNSGVSWLHFKIKD from the coding sequence ATGTCTTTAAGTAAGGATTATAAATTACCGCATATTGATAGACGTGAAACGATTAATTTAATTGCTTTATTTGTTATTCCTAATGCGATCTTCTTGTCATTGGCAGGATATTTGAATTTGGCTCGCCCATTGGTAAATTTGGATTATTTTGTTGCGATTGCTTTTTTGTTTGCACGAAATAAAGGGCTTAAAGCGGTTGGTTTTTTGCTGTTTATCTTGTCTTGCTTATTTGATATTTTGATGTTGGTTATCCAAATTTTTCCGTTTATGGATTTATCAGCGATTCGCTATTTTATGCCGTTTATTTGGGTTGCTCCAAAAATGTATTTAATTGCGATGGGGCTTGGGACAATATTGACATTTGGTTTGCCATTGATTTTGCAAAAGGTGTTTCGTCAGCAAAATTATTTTTATTTGTGCGCTGTTTCTATTGTGATGATATTAGTGGGTTCGGTTGTTCGCGATTTTAAATATCGTGACCAACATGGTGTTTTAGCTCGCACAAATTATTATTACACCAATAGCCAAGCATGGTTATATTATGAATTAACGAATAGTGCTTTTGTGGCAGCAAGTACGCAAAAAGCGCAACTTGTACCATTGAAAGCAGATGAACAAGGTGCTTCTCGCCATTTAAAAACGCCGTATGCTTCAAAAATATTGTTTGTTGTAGTGGAGAGTTTGGGCGCACCAAAGCAGCCTGAATTGCAGCAAGAGTTGTTTAAAAATATTACAGCGCAAACCGATAAATTAGATTTTGTAGAAATGGGTAAAAATTATGCTTTGGGTGCGACTGTTCAAGGGGAATTACGCGAATTATGTGGCATGGACGTGCGATATGGCTTTGGTTTAGGTCAGTTAGATAGCCGATCATTTTCAGGCTGCTTGCCGCATAAATTGACGCAATCAGGTTATAAGACGATTGCCATGCATGGCTCAAGCGGACGATTGTATGACCGATATGCTTGGTATCCCAAAGCAGATTTCCAGCAAACTATATTTGCAGAACAATTACTTGGCTTAGAATTAAAACGCTGTGCTGCATTTAAAGGCATTTGTGATACAGAATTGACACAACACGTGATTCCCAAACAATTCCAGCAACATCAAAATGATAAGCTGTTTTTCTATTGGCTCACACTCACCGCTCACGCACCTTATGAAGAAGAAGATATTGTGAACAAACAACGTGTAGACTGTACACGATTCGGCATGAATCCTAATGGACAGTTGTGCCACAATATGCAATTAGAAGCGCAAACCATGGATGGTATTGCTGATTTAATCAAGCAGCCTGAAATGAAAGGCGTGGAAGTGATGATTGTGGGCGACCATATGCCTCCTATTGTAGATGATGAAGACTTCCGTCCATTACTCAATTCAGGCGTAAGCTGGTTACATTTTAAAATTAAAGATTGA
- a CDS encoding CopD family protein: protein MYLWLKFAHIFFIISWFAGLFYLPRIYVNLAMTDQADEYNRLLLMATKLYKFMTPWGIGALICGILMPLTQIGFPAWVHGKIFAGLLLLGYQLWCRKILQDFTNHTNTKSHKWYRVFNELPVFALLFALYLVIFKPF, encoded by the coding sequence ATGTATCTTTGGCTCAAATTTGCCCACATATTCTTCATCATTTCATGGTTCGCAGGACTATTCTACCTACCCCGAATCTACGTCAATCTCGCCATGACCGACCAAGCAGATGAATACAACCGCCTGCTACTCATGGCAACCAAACTCTACAAATTCATGACCCCGTGGGGCATTGGCGCACTCATCTGCGGCATACTCATGCCCCTCACACAAATCGGTTTCCCCGCATGGGTACACGGCAAAATCTTCGCAGGATTGCTGCTGCTCGGCTACCAGCTATGGTGTCGCAAAATCCTGCAAGACTTCACCAACCACACCAACACCAAAAGCCACAAATGGTATCGCGTCTTCAACGAACTACCCGTATTCGCCTTATTATTTGCCCTATATCTCGTTATTTTTAAACCTTTTTAA
- a CDS encoding CYTH domain-containing protein, which produces MSNIEIERRFLIKNDIWRQHASAPKSLQQGYINVEKERTIRVRIIGEQAWLTIKGYISDVSRSEFEYPIPLTDAQTMLATLCPFKVQKDRYLVQHNGFTFEIDEFFGDNAPLILAELELSSEETQYPTPDWLGEEITSDGRFTNAYLSKHPYSTWQQ; this is translated from the coding sequence ATGTCCAACATCGAAATAGAACGTCGCTTTCTCATCAAAAACGACATCTGGCGACAACACGCCAGCGCACCCAAAAGCCTACAACAAGGCTACATCAACGTAGAAAAAGAGCGCACCATCCGCGTCCGCATTATCGGCGAGCAAGCATGGCTCACCATCAAAGGCTACATTTCAGACGTGAGCCGCAGCGAATTTGAATACCCCATTCCCCTCACAGACGCACAAACCATGCTTGCCACACTCTGTCCGTTCAAAGTACAAAAAGATCGCTATCTCGTGCAACACAACGGTTTCACATTTGAAATAGACGAATTTTTTGGCGACAACGCCCCCTTGATTTTGGCAGAACTCGAACTATCCAGCGAAGAAACCCAATACCCCACACCCGATTGGCTAGGCGAAGAAATCACATCAGACGGACGCTTCACAAACGCCTATTTAAGCAAACATCCATATAGCACATGGCAGCAATAA
- the rpmB gene encoding 50S ribosomal protein L28 translates to MAKVCKVTGKRPMSGNNVSHANNKTKRRFLPNLQSRRFWVESENRWVRIRVTNAALRTIDKNGIDAVLADLRARGEAI, encoded by the coding sequence ATGGCTAAAGTTTGCAAAGTAACTGGCAAACGTCCAATGTCTGGCAACAACGTATCACATGCCAACAACAAAACCAAACGTCGCTTTTTGCCTAACTTGCAATCACGTCGTTTTTGGGTAGAGAGCGAAAACCGTTGGGTTCGCATCCGTGTAACTAACGCAGCATTGCGCACAATCGACAAAAACGGCATCGACGCTGTTTTGGCTGACTTGCGTGCTCGCGGCGAAGCTATCTAA
- the rpmG gene encoding 50S ribosomal protein L33, producing MRDKIKLESSAGTGHFYTTTKNKRTMPGKMELKKFDPVARKHVIYKETKLK from the coding sequence ATGCGCGATAAAATCAAATTAGAATCATCTGCTGGTACTGGTCACTTCTACACCACTACTAAAAATAAACGTACAATGCCTGGCAAAATGGAACTCAAAAAATTTGACCCAGTTGCTCGCAAACACGTTATCTATAAAGAAACAAAATTGAAATAA
- a CDS encoding polysaccharide biosynthesis/export family protein: MKLSNIRPFPLAILLATSILSGCPTLPKAGPSLRTVSKMPTQPAVQTETEQTAEALPKVAIVDMNDAVSLNLARGTANQSLADLADGRTSNPDSVGMGDVLEITLWESPPAVLFGGAINSLGSGTSQTVRLPEQMVGSNGTISIPFLGNINVRGKTPQQIQAQIVSGLSRKAHQPQALVRVVQNNSANATVIRAGRSVRMPLTAHRERVLDAVAAVGGVESGVQDISLQLTRGNQMRTVALENVTSDPTQNIVLRSGDVLTMQSNPLSFTALGAVGKNQQVNFAAKGMKLSEALGAIGGLLDGRADARGVFVFRYQKLNRLPEAEQIAWRNEGYSDLMDIPVVYRVNLAEPHSMFWLQRFAMNDKDVIYVANAPASEMQKFLHLLFSPVVSGVNSVNNLTN, encoded by the coding sequence ATGAAACTGTCTAATATTCGCCCGTTTCCACTTGCCATTTTACTGGCAACCAGCATACTTTCAGGCTGCCCTACTTTGCCTAAAGCAGGCCCAAGTTTACGCACCGTAAGCAAAATGCCAACGCAGCCAGCCGTGCAAACCGAAACAGAACAAACCGCAGAAGCCTTACCAAAAGTAGCCATTGTGGACATGAATGACGCAGTTTCACTAAACTTAGCGCGTGGTACAGCCAACCAATCTTTAGCAGATTTAGCAGACGGCAGAACCTCAAATCCCGATTCTGTCGGCATGGGTGACGTATTAGAAATTACACTTTGGGAATCGCCACCAGCCGTTTTATTCGGTGGTGCAATTAACTCATTAGGTTCAGGCACCTCTCAAACCGTGCGCTTGCCTGAACAAATGGTCGGGTCAAACGGCACAATTTCCATTCCCTTTTTAGGAAACATCAACGTGCGCGGCAAAACACCACAACAAATCCAAGCACAAATCGTGTCAGGATTGAGCCGCAAAGCGCATCAACCGCAAGCCTTAGTGCGTGTCGTGCAGAATAATTCAGCCAACGCAACCGTGATTCGCGCAGGCAGAAGCGTACGCATGCCATTAACTGCGCACCGTGAGCGCGTTTTAGATGCAGTGGCAGCAGTGGGCGGCGTGGAAAGCGGCGTGCAAGACATTTCATTGCAACTGACTCGCGGCAACCAAATGCGTACTGTTGCACTGGAAAATGTTACTTCAGACCCAACACAAAACATCGTGTTGCGTTCAGGCGATGTTTTAACCATGCAATCCAATCCTTTAAGTTTTACGGCTTTGGGTGCTGTGGGCAAAAACCAACAAGTTAATTTTGCTGCAAAAGGCATGAAGTTAAGCGAAGCATTGGGCGCAATTGGCGGCTTGCTGGACGGACGTGCAGACGCGCGTGGCGTGTTTGTATTCCGTTATCAAAAACTGAACCGCTTGCCTGAAGCCGAACAAATAGCGTGGCGTAATGAAGGCTATTCAGATTTGATGGATATTCCCGTGGTTTACCGTGTAAACTTAGCTGAACCACACTCAATGTTCTGGTTACAACGCTTTGCAATGAATGATAAAGATGTGATTTATGTGGCGAATGCGCCTGCATCTGAAATGCAAAAATTCTTGCACTTATTGTTCTCGCCAGTGGTTAGCGGTGTGAATAGTGTGAATAATTTAACCAACTAA